From one Mycobacterium colombiense CECT 3035 genomic stretch:
- a CDS encoding acid phosphatase has translation MGLHNHRLVLLRHGETEWSKSGQHTGRTEVELTEAGRTQAKLAGGALGELKLVDPLVISSPRQRSLTTAQLAGLPVDEVSELLAEWDYGSYEGLTTAQIQETVPDWLVWTHGCPGGETVAQVSERADAAVATALQHMESRDVVFVSHGHFSRAVITRWVELPLVEGSRFAMITASIAVCGFEHGVRQLRALGLTGQ, from the coding sequence ATGGGCTTGCACAATCACCGTCTGGTGCTGCTGCGCCACGGCGAGACCGAGTGGTCGAAATCCGGCCAGCACACCGGCCGCACCGAGGTCGAGCTGACCGAGGCCGGCCGGACGCAGGCCAAGCTGGCGGGCGGCGCGCTCGGTGAACTCAAACTCGTTGACCCGCTGGTGATCAGCAGCCCGAGGCAGCGTTCCCTGACCACCGCGCAGCTGGCCGGGCTGCCCGTCGACGAGGTGTCCGAGCTGCTGGCGGAGTGGGACTACGGCTCTTACGAGGGCCTGACCACGGCGCAGATCCAGGAGACGGTGCCCGATTGGCTGGTGTGGACGCACGGCTGCCCGGGCGGTGAAACCGTCGCCCAGGTCAGCGAGCGGGCCGACGCGGCCGTCGCGACGGCGCTGCAGCACATGGAGTCGCGCGACGTGGTCTTCGTCAGCCACGGCCACTTCTCCCGCGCCGTCATCACGCGCTGGGTCGAGCTGCCGCTGGTCGAGGGCAGCCGGTTCGCGATGATCACCGCGTCGATCGCGGTCTGCGGGTTCGAGCACGGGGTGCGGCAGTTGCGCGCGCTCGGATTGACCGGTCAGTGA
- a CDS encoding ParA family protein — protein MAAKTRVLAVANQKGGVAKTTTVASLGAALVEENKRVLLVDLDPQGCLTFSLGQDPDKLPVSVHEVLLGEVEPNAALVETAEGMTLLPANIDLAGAEAMLLMRAGREYALKRALAKLGDQFDVVIIDCPPSLGVLTLNGLTAADEVIVPLQCETLAHRGVGQFLRTVSDVQQITNPELRLLGALPTLYDSRTTHTRDVLLDVADRYNLPVLAPPIPRTVRFAEASASGSSVMAGRKNKGAAAYGDLAAALLKHWKSGKPLPTFAVEV, from the coding sequence ATGGCTGCTAAGACGCGGGTATTGGCGGTGGCCAACCAGAAGGGCGGTGTCGCCAAGACGACCACGGTCGCGTCGCTGGGGGCGGCGCTGGTCGAGGAGAACAAACGCGTGCTGCTGGTCGACCTCGACCCGCAGGGCTGCCTGACCTTCTCGCTGGGCCAAGACCCCGACAAGCTGCCGGTGTCCGTGCACGAGGTGCTGCTCGGCGAGGTCGAGCCGAACGCCGCGCTGGTCGAGACGGCGGAGGGAATGACGCTGCTGCCGGCCAACATTGACCTGGCCGGCGCCGAAGCGATGCTGCTGATGCGGGCCGGCCGCGAATACGCGCTCAAGCGGGCCCTGGCCAAACTCGGCGACCAGTTCGACGTGGTGATCATCGACTGCCCGCCGTCGCTGGGCGTGCTCACCCTAAACGGGCTGACGGCGGCCGACGAGGTCATCGTGCCGCTTCAGTGCGAGACGCTCGCGCATCGCGGGGTCGGCCAATTCCTGCGCACGGTCTCCGACGTCCAGCAGATCACCAACCCGGAGCTGCGCCTGCTCGGCGCCCTGCCGACCCTGTACGACTCGCGCACCACCCACACCCGCGACGTCCTGCTCGACGTCGCCGACCGGTACAACCTGCCGGTGCTGGCCCCGCCGATCCCGCGCACCGTGCGGTTCGCCGAGGCCAGCGCCTCGGGCTCGTCGGTGATGGCCGGCCGCAAGAACAAGGGCGCGGCGGCCTACGGCGACCTGGCGGCGGCGCTGCTCAAGCACTGGAAGAGCGGCAAGCCGCTTCCGACGTTCGCCGTCGAGGTCTAG
- a CDS encoding Rv3212 family protein, producing the protein MVRPERRTKGDMLAAAAIAVVVAAVAALIWWSSDARATSSRPAAVPAPNPAPAKQVPAGLKQLWSAASPATTAPVVAGGEVVTAAGRQIDGRDPGTGQSRWSYARDIDLCGVTWLYRYAVGVYRDDRGCGQVSTLDGSTGRRGPARSGYADPKVRLSSDGMTVLSVGDTRLELWRSDMVRMVAYGETDARVKPSTRGLHSGCKLISAAASSQAVSVLESCANQADLRLVLLRPGKDDDEPQQHIVAEPGITPDSGARVLTVAENTTAVYLPAPQPRVDVIDQTGATVSSTPLPKPPSRSAVVSHPGSQVTWWTGDSLMVFDANTLALRYTIAAGDRTAPLGPGVMMAGRLLVPVTGAIGVYDPLSGANERYIPVDRSTSAPPAGKPVFPAVIGSRVLEQRGDTLVALG; encoded by the coding sequence ATGGTCAGACCCGAGCGCCGCACCAAGGGCGACATGCTCGCCGCCGCGGCCATCGCGGTCGTCGTCGCCGCGGTCGCGGCGCTGATCTGGTGGAGCAGTGACGCCCGGGCCACCAGCAGCCGGCCCGCCGCCGTGCCCGCACCCAACCCGGCGCCGGCCAAGCAGGTGCCGGCCGGGCTCAAGCAGCTGTGGAGCGCCGCCAGTCCCGCCACCACCGCCCCGGTGGTCGCCGGCGGGGAGGTCGTCACCGCCGCGGGCCGCCAAATCGACGGGCGCGATCCGGGCACCGGCCAGTCCCGCTGGAGCTACGCCCGCGACATCGACCTGTGCGGGGTCACCTGGCTGTACCGCTACGCCGTGGGCGTCTACCGCGACGACCGCGGCTGCGGGCAGGTGAGCACCCTGGACGGTTCCACCGGTCGCCGGGGCCCCGCGCGCAGCGGCTACGCCGATCCGAAGGTGCGGCTTTCCTCCGACGGCATGACGGTGTTGTCGGTCGGCGACACACGGCTGGAGCTGTGGCGTTCCGACATGGTCCGGATGGTGGCCTACGGCGAGACCGACGCGCGGGTGAAGCCGTCGACGCGGGGCCTGCACTCCGGATGCAAGCTGATCTCGGCCGCGGCCAGCTCGCAGGCGGTGTCGGTGCTGGAGAGCTGCGCGAACCAGGCCGACCTGCGGCTGGTGCTGCTGCGCCCGGGCAAGGACGACGACGAACCCCAGCAACACATCGTGGCCGAACCGGGCATCACGCCGGATTCGGGCGCCCGGGTGCTGACCGTGGCGGAGAACACCACCGCGGTCTACCTGCCCGCGCCGCAGCCGAGGGTCGACGTCATCGACCAAACCGGGGCGACCGTGTCGAGCACCCCGCTGCCCAAGCCGCCGTCGCGCTCGGCGGTGGTCTCCCACCCCGGCAGCCAGGTCACCTGGTGGACGGGCGATTCGCTGATGGTCTTCGACGCGAACACGCTGGCGCTGCGCTACACCATCGCCGCGGGCGACAGGACGGCGCCGTTGGGGCCCGGGGTGATGATGGCGGGCCGGCTGCTGGTGCCGGTCACCGGCGCGATCGGGGTCTACGACCCGCTCAGCGGCGCCAACGAACGCTACATTCCGGTGGACCGCTCGACGAGCGCCCCGCCGGCCGGCAAACCCGTATTCCCCGCCGTGATCGGGTCGCGGGTGCTCGAGCAGCGCGGCGACACTCTGGTCGCCCTGGGCTGA
- a CDS encoding ferritin-like fold-containing protein: MTRPSCQPPEADLAADQTDDSPAPRLSADHPGVNELFAVLAYGEIAAFYRLTDEARMAPDLRGRISMASMAAAEMQHYEQLRDALESRGVDVVSAMSKYVSALENYHRLTMPSTWLEALVKTYVGDALAADLYLEIADGLPDEVADVVRAALSETGHSQFVVAEVRAAVTSSGKQRSRLALWSRRLFGEAITQAQYLLADHDELVDLVMSGAGGLGQLNAFFDRMQQTHDRRMHELGLS; the protein is encoded by the coding sequence ATGACCCGGCCCTCCTGCCAGCCCCCCGAAGCCGATCTGGCCGCCGACCAAACCGATGATTCGCCCGCGCCGCGGCTGTCGGCCGATCACCCGGGCGTCAACGAGCTGTTCGCGGTGCTGGCCTACGGCGAGATCGCCGCGTTCTACCGGCTCACCGACGAGGCGCGGATGGCCCCCGACCTGCGCGGACGAATCTCGATGGCCAGCATGGCCGCCGCCGAGATGCAGCACTACGAGCAGCTGCGCGACGCGCTGGAAAGCCGCGGCGTCGACGTGGTGTCGGCGATGTCGAAGTACGTCTCGGCGCTGGAGAATTACCACCGGCTGACCATGCCCAGCACGTGGCTGGAGGCCTTGGTCAAGACGTACGTGGGCGACGCCCTGGCGGCCGACCTGTACCTGGAGATCGCCGACGGCCTGCCCGACGAGGTCGCCGACGTGGTGCGCGCGGCGCTGTCGGAAACCGGGCACTCGCAATTCGTCGTCGCCGAGGTGCGCGCCGCGGTGACGTCCAGCGGCAAGCAGCGCAGCCGGCTGGCGCTGTGGTCACGGCGCCTGTTCGGCGAAGCGATCACGCAGGCCCAGTACCTGCTGGCCGACCACGACGAGCTGGTCGACCTGGTGATGTCGGGCGCGGGCGGGCTGGGTCAGCTCAACGCGTTCTTCGACCGGATGCAGCAGACGCACGATCGGCGCATGCACGAACTCGGCCTGAGCTAA